One window of Staphylococcus chromogenes genomic DNA carries:
- a CDS encoding O-acetylhomoserine aminocarboxypropyltransferase/cysteine synthase family protein has product MTQDYRFETLQLHAGQEVDQTTNSRAVPIYQTTSYNFDDTEHAAQLFGLEELGNIYTRLMNPTTAVLEARVAELEGGVAGVAVASGMAAITYAIQSVAQSGDHILACETLYGGTHTLFTHTLSKFGIDVTFIDTLDPQNVAKAIQENTKALFIETIGNPEGNVEDIEALVKVTKAHGIPLIVDNTFATPYLLRPIAYGANIVVHSATKFIGGHGTSMGGVIVDAGNFDWTNGKFPGLSEPDPSYHGIVFSEKFGDAALAFKIRTTLLRDTGAALSPFNAFQLTQGLETLSLRMERHVENAEKVAHYLSKHPKVAWVKYAGLPSSSYYDLKNKYLPRGASSVFTFGVKGGYEAGKQFIEALDLFSLLANVGDAKSLVIHPASTTHQQLTEDEQLAAGIAPETIRLSIGLEHIDDIIDDLAKGFAAI; this is encoded by the coding sequence ATGACTCAAGACTATCGATTTGAAACGTTACAATTGCACGCCGGCCAAGAAGTGGACCAAACGACGAATTCACGCGCAGTTCCGATATATCAAACGACATCTTATAACTTCGACGATACGGAACACGCCGCACAATTATTTGGACTCGAAGAACTGGGCAATATTTATACACGTTTAATGAATCCAACAACAGCAGTATTAGAAGCACGTGTCGCAGAGCTAGAAGGGGGCGTAGCAGGCGTCGCTGTTGCGTCAGGTATGGCGGCGATTACATATGCCATCCAATCGGTTGCGCAGTCAGGAGACCATATTTTGGCGTGTGAAACCTTATACGGAGGCACACATACATTATTCACACATACGTTGTCAAAATTTGGCATTGACGTGACGTTCATAGACACACTTGATCCTCAAAATGTCGCAAAGGCGATTCAAGAGAATACGAAAGCTTTATTTATCGAAACCATTGGCAATCCTGAAGGAAATGTTGAAGATATTGAAGCGCTTGTGAAAGTGACAAAAGCCCACGGTATTCCACTCATCGTAGATAATACGTTTGCGACGCCTTACTTACTCCGTCCGATTGCGTATGGGGCGAATATAGTGGTGCATTCTGCGACAAAATTTATTGGTGGACATGGTACATCGATGGGAGGTGTCATTGTTGATGCGGGCAACTTCGATTGGACAAACGGAAAATTCCCAGGACTAAGTGAACCAGATCCGTCCTATCATGGTATCGTTTTTAGCGAGAAATTTGGAGATGCGGCATTAGCCTTTAAAATACGAACAACATTATTACGGGATACGGGGGCGGCACTGTCACCTTTCAATGCATTCCAACTGACACAAGGGTTAGAAACATTATCGCTACGTATGGAACGTCACGTCGAAAATGCTGAAAAAGTGGCCCATTATTTATCCAAACATCCGAAAGTCGCTTGGGTAAAATATGCGGGACTTCCTTCAAGTAGTTATTATGATTTGAAAAACAAATATTTACCTCGAGGGGCAAGTTCAGTATTTACATTTGGGGTTAAAGGCGGTTATGAAGCGGGGAAACAATTTATCGAAGCTTTAGATTTGTTTTCACTACTTGCGAATGTCGGGGATGCCAAGTCACTCGTCATTCATCCCGCATCAACCACACATCAACAATTAACCGAGGACGAACAATTAGCAGCAGGTATTGCGCCAGAAACGATTCGCTTATCCATAGGCTTAGAACATATCGATGATATTATCGATGATTTGGCCAAAGGCTTCGCTGCAATTTAA
- a CDS encoding type 1 glutamine amidotransferase domain-containing protein has translation MKKIMIVNTSHTHFDGTDKTTGLWLSELVHFYDEFQNDENFQVDLYNIKGGETPLDPVSLIPGILDKVTKRYYEDERFMAQLKLTPSIETADPTAYDAIYFTGGHGVMYDFPGNEYINQAVNTIYDNGGIVSSVCHGAAALLEVKRPNHRFFIDGKRLTGFSNAEEVLANRKSIVPFELESELKVKGAKYEKSKVPMKGFIQTDDSLITGQNPASAKKVAEAVKAALASK, from the coding sequence ATGAAAAAGATAATGATTGTCAATACAAGCCATACACATTTTGACGGCACAGATAAAACTACTGGCTTATGGTTAAGTGAACTCGTGCATTTTTACGATGAATTTCAAAATGATGAAAATTTCCAAGTTGACTTGTATAACATTAAAGGTGGGGAAACGCCTTTAGATCCTGTAAGTTTGATTCCAGGCATTTTAGATAAAGTGACAAAACGCTATTATGAAGACGAACGGTTTATGGCGCAATTGAAACTTACGCCAAGTATTGAAACCGCAGATCCCACGGCTTATGACGCGATTTATTTTACGGGTGGTCACGGTGTGATGTATGATTTCCCAGGAAATGAATATATCAATCAAGCCGTCAACACGATTTATGACAACGGCGGTATCGTTTCCTCCGTGTGTCATGGGGCGGCAGCATTATTAGAAGTAAAACGTCCGAACCACCGATTTTTCATTGATGGCAAGCGATTAACTGGGTTTTCCAATGCGGAAGAAGTCTTAGCCAATCGTAAAAGTATTGTGCCATTCGAGTTAGAATCTGAATTGAAAGTAAAAGGCGCGAAATATGAAAAATCAAAAGTGCCGATGAAAGGATTTATCCAAACAGATGATTCGTTAATTACAGGCCAAAATCCTGCTTCTGCGAAAAAAGTGGCTGAAGCGGTCAAAGCGGCATTAGCTTCAAAATAA
- a CDS encoding MFS transporter — protein sequence MNRVHYQWITFVLFFTGLLVMFSLYSTITTGTFIAQDLSVPVFQAPYASMAFSFAFAFGCLVYGLLSDKLGRKRVMIYGLIAHTIFTVISVFSTTFTMFVVLRACQGLAAAAYAPIIIAYISDVFPAQKRVTATSFVTMGFLFAGIFGQVVSEMIANVYSWRMVFLILGNAYALLTIINIWLLPNTPLQSTSVQFKDFGRSVVSVFRKPTLLLCYIIAFFLLMTFINVYVVLGESLLGKNSQGMQTIAAVSKFFGVGGILVSLTAGKLSEHYSVSKVLTGALGLTVLAIVLMAVNTSLLGAILLSVLFGLGIGLALPTLISKVVQSVDVNKGFYTTLNTFVIFFGTAVAPVTLGWVQQQPSWSMQFLMLAGLISIAFIASIIILIRDRQKKGPPVS from the coding sequence ATGAATCGGGTCCATTATCAATGGATTACCTTCGTATTATTTTTTACGGGGTTACTCGTCATGTTTAGCTTATATAGCACGATTACTACAGGTACTTTCATCGCACAAGATTTGTCAGTTCCTGTTTTTCAAGCGCCGTATGCGAGTATGGCATTTTCATTTGCGTTTGCCTTCGGATGTCTCGTTTATGGATTGTTATCAGACAAATTGGGGCGTAAACGTGTCATGATTTATGGCTTAATCGCACATACGATATTTACAGTCATTTCAGTATTTTCGACGACGTTTACCATGTTTGTCGTGCTTCGTGCTTGCCAAGGCTTGGCGGCTGCAGCTTATGCACCCATCATTATTGCGTACATTTCAGACGTATTCCCAGCTCAAAAACGTGTCACAGCAACGAGCTTTGTGACAATGGGCTTTTTATTTGCGGGAATATTTGGCCAAGTAGTGAGTGAAATGATTGCGAACGTTTATTCATGGCGCATGGTGTTTTTAATATTAGGCAATGCGTATGCGCTGCTCACAATCATCAATATTTGGTTGTTGCCGAATACGCCCCTACAATCGACCTCCGTGCAATTTAAAGATTTTGGGCGTAGTGTCGTCTCGGTTTTTCGAAAGCCAACCCTTCTCCTGTGCTATATTATCGCATTTTTCTTATTGATGACGTTTATTAATGTGTATGTCGTACTCGGAGAAAGTCTTTTAGGAAAAAACAGCCAGGGCATGCAAACAATTGCTGCGGTCAGCAAATTTTTCGGCGTCGGGGGCATTTTAGTTTCCTTAACCGCAGGCAAATTGTCCGAACATTATTCTGTATCGAAAGTTCTCACGGGGGCGCTTGGACTTACCGTTTTGGCCATCGTACTTATGGCGGTCAATACGAGTCTCCTCGGCGCAATTTTGCTGAGTGTGCTCTTCGGTTTAGGCATTGGTTTGGCACTGCCGACCCTGATTTCTAAAGTCGTGCAATCTGTCGATGTGAACAAAGGATTTTATACGACATTGAATACGTTTGTTATTTTCTTTGGAACAGCGGTAGCACCGGTGACTTTAGGCTGGGTTCAGCAACAGCCTTCATGGTCTATGCAATTTTTAATGCTTGCGGGTCTTATCAGTATCGCATTCATTGCGTCAATCATAATATTAATCAGAGATCGACAAAAAAAGGGTCCGCCTGTGTCATAA
- a CDS encoding alpha/beta hydrolase: MKHLNHIAKVAFGTAAATAASLYTLNQLTPMPGVFLSKLLFNQPQHKDYLKQTMQNDPHYTNIKEKVTALHDIVYDATESTGQMDIFMPIGDKEGYPILFWVHGGGYMSGDKSDLTPYMELIAAQGYTVVNINYALVPEARYPEPIYSLEKAVQAVHQNAQAYKADMSRVAFGGDSAGGQIIGQFINIQVNEAYRQTTSFMQTVDPSTIKAAVFYSSLLNTQRMDRTDDPMANQLFSRLAWAYFDDRHWRVSPKTMEASVTLNMNAQFPPSYLTDAKHRSFEDQALQFIETMERNGVPVEGTFHESPLQHEYQFDMSLYESKINFDALIRFLKQHLA; this comes from the coding sequence ATGAAACATCTCAATCACATCGCGAAAGTGGCATTCGGTACTGCCGCTGCCACAGCCGCATCTTTATATACTTTAAATCAACTGACACCGATGCCAGGTGTGTTTCTTTCAAAACTATTGTTTAATCAACCACAACATAAAGATTATTTAAAACAAACGATGCAAAACGATCCGCATTATACAAATATTAAAGAGAAAGTCACTGCGCTACACGACATCGTGTATGATGCTACAGAAAGCACCGGTCAAATGGATATTTTTATGCCTATAGGGGATAAAGAAGGTTATCCAATTTTATTTTGGGTGCATGGTGGTGGCTATATGAGCGGGGATAAATCTGACCTCACACCTTATATGGAGCTGATTGCCGCACAAGGGTATACCGTGGTCAATATTAACTATGCCCTCGTTCCAGAGGCGCGTTATCCTGAACCGATTTATAGTTTAGAAAAAGCCGTTCAAGCGGTTCACCAAAATGCCCAGGCCTATAAAGCGGACATGTCCCGTGTTGCTTTTGGAGGAGATTCTGCTGGGGGACAAATTATTGGTCAGTTTATTAATATTCAAGTGAACGAAGCCTATCGCCAAACGACGTCGTTTATGCAAACGGTGGACCCTTCAACGATAAAAGCAGCTGTCTTTTATTCGTCCCTCTTAAATACGCAACGTATGGATCGTACTGATGATCCGATGGCCAATCAATTATTTAGTCGACTGGCTTGGGCTTATTTTGATGACAGACATTGGCGTGTCAGCCCGAAAACGATGGAGGCCAGTGTGACCCTTAATATGAACGCACAATTTCCTCCAAGTTATTTGACGGACGCCAAGCATCGTTCTTTTGAAGATCAAGCACTCCAATTTATTGAGACGATGGAACGCAATGGTGTCCCTGTTGAAGGCACATTTCACGAAAGTCCACTTCAGCACGAGTATCAATTTGATATGTCTTTATATGAATCCAAAATCAACTTTGACGCCCTAATCCGTTTTCTCAAACAACATTTAGCATAA
- a CDS encoding fructose bisphosphate aldolase, with translation MNTQQLEKIKNGKGFIAALDQSGGSTPKALSGYGVNEDQYRNDDEMFNLVHEMRTRIVTSPSFTSDKVIGAILFEQTMDREVEGQHTGDYLANKGIVPFLKIDKGLAEQKDGVQLMKPMPELESLLDRATEHKIFGTKMRSNILEFNKDGINQVIDQQFEVAQQIIAKGLVPIIEPEVNIDATDKAEIEAYLSEVIQKHLDALPEDALVMLKLTIPTNKNQYESLINHPNVVRVVALSGGYSREHANEVLKTNNGLIASFSRALINDLRVSQSDEEFDKILGETIDSIYDASVNKVQ, from the coding sequence ATGAATACACAACAATTAGAGAAGATTAAAAATGGTAAAGGTTTTATTGCTGCGCTAGACCAAAGTGGCGGGAGTACCCCTAAAGCATTAAGTGGTTATGGTGTCAATGAAGATCAATATCGTAATGATGATGAAATGTTCAATCTTGTTCATGAAATGCGTACGCGTATCGTAACTTCTCCTTCTTTTACTTCTGATAAAGTGATTGGTGCGATTCTTTTTGAACAAACGATGGATCGCGAAGTTGAAGGACAACATACAGGCGACTATCTTGCGAACAAAGGGATTGTTCCTTTCTTGAAAATAGATAAAGGACTTGCAGAACAAAAAGATGGCGTTCAACTCATGAAGCCGATGCCTGAATTAGAATCATTATTAGACCGTGCCACTGAGCATAAAATTTTCGGTACTAAAATGCGCTCTAACATTTTAGAGTTTAATAAAGATGGCATCAATCAAGTGATTGACCAACAATTTGAAGTCGCTCAACAAATTATCGCAAAAGGCTTAGTACCCATTATTGAACCTGAGGTTAATATTGATGCGACAGATAAAGCGGAGATAGAGGCTTACTTAAGTGAGGTTATTCAAAAACATTTAGATGCCCTTCCTGAAGATGCTCTCGTAATGTTAAAATTAACGATTCCGACGAACAAAAATCAATATGAATCATTAATCAATCATCCAAACGTGGTGCGTGTCGTCGCATTATCTGGAGGTTATAGCCGTGAACATGCCAATGAAGTGTTAAAAACAAATAACGGCTTAATCGCAAGTTTCTCTCGTGCACTGATTAACGATTTACGTGTCAGTCAATCTGATGAAGAGTTTGATAAAATTCTTGGTGAAACGATTGATTCTATTTATGACGCTTCTGTCAACAAAGTTCAATAA
- a CDS encoding multidrug effflux MFS transporter, whose amino-acid sequence MKQKPSFIFILVMAGLAAFGPLSIDMYLPALPQVADALHTSTTQTQLTLTFFMFGLALGNIIFGVVSDQTGRKRPLIVSLILYIVFSIVCALATHVELLIAARFIQGIAGGAGIVLSRAIASDKYKGNELTQFLALLMLVNGAAPVFAPMIGGVLTDHMSYHIIFYILAVLSTLMFIGVLFKVDESLAKEYRSDAGFKPVFQDFRQLIQRQTFILPILIQSLTFALFFSYMAASPFILQNIYHLTPQTYSYIFAFTGLGLIFTAQLTARLVKKMNAFKLFRSFSVIQLIGAIIVIVSLLNHASLWFLIPGFFLIVASVSGVATLGFSIAMDGQKKAVGSASSLVGLLQYFVGAATTPLVGLMGERSFIPYLIVLIITLILIFILHAVHIRHLKKAHL is encoded by the coding sequence ATGAAACAAAAACCAAGTTTTATATTCATTTTAGTAATGGCAGGGCTCGCTGCTTTTGGTCCACTCTCCATTGATATGTATTTACCTGCCCTACCCCAAGTGGCCGATGCCTTGCATACGTCCACCACGCAAACGCAACTTACCCTTACCTTTTTTATGTTCGGGCTGGCTTTAGGTAATATTATATTCGGTGTCGTTTCAGACCAAACGGGGCGAAAACGACCTTTGATTGTCAGTTTAATCCTCTATATTGTCTTTTCCATCGTGTGTGCACTCGCAACTCATGTTGAACTGCTGATTGCTGCGCGATTCATACAGGGGATTGCTGGAGGAGCTGGCATTGTCCTCTCAAGAGCGATTGCCAGCGATAAATATAAAGGTAATGAATTAACACAATTCCTTGCGTTACTCATGCTTGTCAATGGTGCAGCACCTGTCTTCGCCCCAATGATTGGCGGAGTGTTGACTGATCATATGAGCTACCACATCATTTTTTACATCTTAGCGGTTCTCAGTACATTAATGTTTATCGGTGTGCTCTTTAAAGTGGACGAAAGTTTGGCAAAGGAATACCGAAGTGACGCAGGATTTAAGCCAGTTTTCCAAGACTTTCGTCAATTAATCCAACGTCAAACGTTTATCTTACCAATTTTAATCCAAAGTTTAACTTTTGCGTTGTTTTTTAGTTATATGGCCGCTTCACCCTTTATTTTGCAAAATATTTACCATTTAACACCACAAACCTATAGTTATATTTTTGCATTTACAGGGCTTGGCCTCATCTTTACCGCACAATTGACGGCACGTCTTGTCAAAAAAATGAATGCGTTCAAATTATTTAGAAGTTTTAGCGTGATTCAATTGATTGGGGCAATCATCGTAATTGTGTCCCTCTTAAATCACGCATCGTTATGGTTTCTTATTCCAGGTTTCTTTCTCATTGTGGCCTCCGTATCAGGGGTGGCGACCTTAGGTTTCTCTATCGCCATGGATGGTCAGAAAAAAGCCGTGGGGAGTGCCTCAAGTTTAGTAGGCTTGCTTCAATATTTTGTCGGAGCCGCAACAACGCCTCTTGTCGGACTCATGGGAGAACGGAGTTTTATTCCATATCTTATTGTACTTATCATTACGTTAATCTTGATTTTTATCCTTCATGCCGTGCACATACGACATTTAAAAAAAGCACATCTGTAA
- a CDS encoding isochorismatase family protein, producing MINYKKTALVLIDLQKGIVSMETAPNSTETVLSNAEKMIQKFRENDGFIAFVRVNFHDGKDALSPRLAEQALPGKPGKDFSEFPERFNITDRDFIVNKRGFSAFFGTDLDLQLRRRGIDTIILGGISTHMGVDTTARDAYQHGYEQYFVSDMMAAPKAELHEFSLNYSFPLMGKITTTDDLLQ from the coding sequence ATGATTAATTATAAAAAAACGGCATTAGTATTAATTGATTTACAAAAAGGCATTGTTTCTATGGAGACAGCACCGAATTCTACAGAAACGGTATTGAGCAATGCGGAAAAAATGATTCAAAAGTTTAGAGAAAACGATGGTTTTATCGCCTTTGTTCGTGTGAATTTTCACGATGGCAAAGATGCTTTAAGTCCACGTCTTGCAGAACAAGCGTTACCTGGAAAACCAGGCAAAGACTTTTCTGAGTTTCCTGAACGTTTTAATATTACAGACCGTGACTTTATCGTCAACAAACGTGGTTTCAGTGCGTTTTTCGGAACAGACTTAGATTTACAATTGCGCCGCCGTGGCATTGACACGATTATTCTCGGTGGGATTTCGACGCATATGGGCGTAGATACGACTGCACGTGATGCGTATCAACACGGTTATGAACAATATTTTGTCAGTGATATGATGGCTGCACCTAAAGCTGAATTACATGAGTTTTCTTTAAACTATTCATTCCCATTAATGGGCAAGATTACAACGACAGATGACCTCTTACAATAA
- a CDS encoding arylamine N-acetyltransferase family protein, whose translation MDIQGLERYLNIDTTRFQAPTKETLNHDVERFMRTVPFENIDVQNGIPISVEVNDLYHKVVERQRGGFCYELNTLFKTYLIEKGFEVFNVSATIHTPGGGRSQPDSHMSTIVVIDGTHYIADVGFGDLPLQAIPLTEDAEHNVVQDVTGTFRAVFIDEAHKQFEVQKWENDAWDTKYESDISPRTIDMFEDNIKYNQTNPNSVFVKRLVITMPTEKGRATMSQNHLTLTEKDEKRKIDVTSDNYRQLLKTYFNLDVEIQRLEI comes from the coding sequence ATGGATATTCAAGGATTAGAACGTTATTTAAATATAGATACAACACGTTTTCAAGCGCCTACAAAAGAAACATTAAATCATGATGTAGAGCGCTTCATGCGTACCGTTCCATTTGAAAATATTGATGTACAAAATGGTATTCCAATTTCTGTGGAGGTTAACGACCTTTATCATAAAGTCGTTGAGCGTCAGCGTGGGGGATTTTGTTACGAACTAAATACGCTCTTTAAAACGTATTTAATCGAAAAAGGGTTTGAGGTCTTTAATGTATCAGCAACCATCCATACCCCAGGCGGAGGACGTAGCCAACCCGACTCTCACATGTCCACAATTGTCGTGATCGATGGAACACATTACATTGCAGATGTCGGTTTCGGTGATCTACCTCTACAAGCAATACCGTTGACAGAGGATGCAGAACATAATGTTGTTCAAGATGTCACAGGAACATTTAGAGCGGTGTTTATCGATGAAGCGCACAAACAATTTGAAGTTCAAAAATGGGAAAACGACGCATGGGATACAAAATATGAGTCCGATATTTCTCCACGCACGATTGATATGTTTGAGGACAACATCAAATACAATCAAACAAATCCGAATTCTGTTTTTGTGAAACGCTTAGTCATAACAATGCCGACTGAAAAAGGACGTGCCACAATGTCACAAAATCACCTTACATTAACAGAAAAAGATGAAAAACGTAAAATAGACGTCACATCAGACAATTATCGTCAACTTTTAAAAACGTATTTTAACTTAGATGTTGAGATTCAACGTCTAGAAATATAA
- a CDS encoding TetR/AcrR family transcriptional regulator, translating to MPENKQRSDARQNKARILGTVNQLSQQGVDISEMKMTEIAKQANVGVGTLYRHFENKAVLCIAMMDAQVETMFDEIQHFLATHATATAYERVKGILQIYVDLKETHFHTLSFIEKSINRSISIVQIPFYQQLAETISEQLDETEQSHFKTHLLLNCFSNEFYYFAKNDLKLSKEAYIQQVLDVILK from the coding sequence ATGCCAGAAAACAAACAGCGTAGTGACGCACGTCAAAATAAAGCGCGCATACTCGGGACCGTCAATCAATTATCACAACAAGGCGTTGACATTTCAGAAATGAAAATGACAGAAATTGCCAAACAAGCAAATGTTGGGGTCGGCACATTGTACCGTCATTTTGAAAATAAAGCTGTCCTCTGTATCGCTATGATGGATGCCCAAGTGGAAACGATGTTTGATGAAATTCAACATTTTTTAGCTACACACGCTACTGCCACGGCTTACGAACGGGTAAAAGGGATTCTCCAAATTTATGTTGATCTCAAAGAAACACACTTTCACACGTTATCTTTTATTGAAAAGTCGATTAACCGTTCGATTTCAATCGTACAAATCCCATTTTATCAACAATTGGCCGAGACGATTAGTGAACAACTGGATGAAACAGAACAAAGCCATTTTAAAACACATTTGTTGTTGAATTGCTTTTCAAATGAATTTTATTATTTTGCCAAAAATGATTTGAAATTGTCTAAAGAAGCCTATATTCAACAAGTCTTAGATGTGATATTAAAATAG